One genomic region from Anabaena sp. PCC 7108 encodes:
- a CDS encoding GIY-YIG nuclease family protein, translated as MTNETNIPTLDSLEYVAYIDEQGELPENFNGKIGVYAIFDQEKKLKFVGYSRDVYLSLKQHLVRQPKYCYWVKVQTIQRPNRTILENIENAWIDENGNIDLRNVENKETWTNPINTKELMTIEEQTNYQNQLIDDLDKMKILKNVARRVEAEVLSVLAARGVKTQIRFNPKLKEQGLLDLK; from the coding sequence ATGACTAACGAAACAAATATTCCTACTCTAGACAGTTTAGAATATGTAGCTTACATCGATGAGCAGGGTGAATTGCCAGAAAATTTCAATGGAAAAATAGGAGTTTATGCTATTTTTGATCAAGAAAAAAAACTCAAATTTGTAGGTTATTCCCGTGATGTTTATCTTAGTCTCAAACAGCATTTAGTCCGACAGCCTAAATATTGTTATTGGGTGAAAGTACAAACTATTCAGCGTCCTAACCGCACAATTTTAGAAAATATTGAAAATGCTTGGATTGATGAAAATGGTAATATTGATTTGAGAAATGTAGAAAATAAAGAAACATGGACTAATCCTATTAATACTAAGGAACTAATGACAATTGAAGAACAAACTAATTATCAAAATCAACTAATTGATGATTTAGATAAAATGAAAATTCTCAAAAATGTAGCGCGACGAGTTGAGGCAGAAGTTTTATCCGTATTAGCAGCACGAGGTGTAAAAACCCAAATTCGGTTTAATCCTAAATTAAAAGAACAAGGATTGCTAGATTTAAAATAA
- a CDS encoding zinc-binding dehydrogenase yields MLAALLYGQEDLRLETVADPTPRDGEVVIQVGVATTCGTDLKVWRRGGHAKMLTPPTLFGHEAAGTIVAVGAGVDHWQVGNRIVANNSAPCMKCFFCQRQEYSLCPNLTWNNGTFAEYLKIPAPIVEHNMLPVSNDLPLELAAMTEPLSCVLHGIARSHIKPQDRVVVLGDGAIGLMFVAVLAGEKQAEVLLWGGNDQRLEIGRKLGAVKTFNYHQVANIPGMVKELTNGWGADIVIEATGVPSVWETAIACARPGATVNLFGGCPRNTKISVNTEQLHYSELTIKGVFHNTPEYVGSALSLIASRKIPFELLISEQRPLKDLEQVFADMKARKVIKVAILPC; encoded by the coding sequence TTGTTAGCAGCTTTACTTTATGGACAGGAAGATTTACGCCTAGAAACAGTCGCTGACCCAACTCCAAGAGATGGGGAAGTCGTGATTCAGGTGGGAGTAGCTACTACTTGTGGTACGGATTTGAAGGTCTGGCGGCGTGGAGGCCATGCGAAAATGTTGACACCACCTACGCTATTTGGTCATGAAGCAGCGGGAACAATTGTGGCTGTAGGTGCTGGTGTGGATCATTGGCAGGTAGGTAACAGAATTGTTGCTAATAATTCTGCACCTTGCATGAAATGTTTTTTTTGTCAACGTCAAGAATATTCTCTTTGTCCTAATTTGACGTGGAATAATGGTACTTTTGCCGAATATTTGAAAATTCCCGCACCGATTGTAGAACACAATATGTTGCCTGTTTCTAATGACTTACCATTGGAATTGGCAGCTATGACTGAACCTCTATCCTGTGTTTTACATGGTATTGCTCGTTCCCATATTAAACCTCAAGATAGGGTAGTTGTGCTGGGAGATGGAGCTATTGGTTTAATGTTTGTGGCGGTTTTAGCAGGAGAAAAGCAAGCTGAGGTTTTGCTGTGGGGAGGTAATGACCAAAGGCTAGAAATTGGCAGAAAATTAGGTGCAGTAAAGACTTTTAATTATCATCAAGTTGCGAATATTCCCGGTATGGTCAAGGAATTAACTAACGGCTGGGGTGCGGATATAGTTATAGAAGCTACTGGTGTTCCTAGTGTGTGGGAAACAGCGATCGCTTGCGCCCGTCCCGGTGCAACTGTAAATTTATTTGGTGGTTGTCCTAGAAATACGAAGATTAGTGTAAATACAGAACAGCTACATTATAGTGAATTAACCATAAAAGGTGTTTTTCACAATACACCTGAATATGTAGGGTCAGCGTTGTCACTAATAGCTAGTAGGAAAATTCCTTTTGAGTTATTAATCAGTGAACAGCGGCCATTAAAAGATTTAGAACAGGTGTTTGCTGATATGAAGGCACGTAAGGTAATTAAAGTGGCAATATTACCGTGTTAA
- a CDS encoding CHASE2 domain-containing protein: protein MWEKLKQRIWEWRGVLIAVPNVTFIVIALRLSGLLQSLELTALDQFFLLRPQEPVDNRIVIVEINEADINKQKRWPISDAVLASLLNKIKQQQPRAIGLDIYRNLVVNPGNQDLVKVFESTPNLIGVQKVFQSIDSSLVEPPPILKQRQQVGGNDVPVDGDGKVRRGMLYLFADDDNFLESFSLKLALTYLALDGITEKAATTNPNYLQLGKGIFPRFQANDGGYVGVNAGSYQVLLNYRGRIQQFPTVSLTAVLENRIQPDLMRGKVVIIGSTAESLRDTFSTPYSSKVFAAPERMAGVTIHANLTSQILSSALDDRPLIKCGNEPFEWLWIFLWSTIGAILSWQQRHNILLIIVNISVLGIALIGCCFLAFLIGWWIPVVPPALGLAGATIAITQYIAHSAASLQKTFGRYLTEEVVANLIETPSGLKLGGERRKVTILVSDIRGFSAISEEFPPEQVVKILNLYLEAMTDVINHHKGTINDFMGDGILVMFGAPICREDDSQRAIACAVAMQLAMRQVNEKNQQMNLPILEMGIGINTGEVVAGNIGSQKRAEYTVIGSHVNLAARIESYTVGGQILISEHTWKDANIDLRIDNQLQVEPKGIKHPITVYEIGGIGEKYNLFLPKVNENIDILSEELPVKFIVLHGKHVDGKIFTGAIVGVSENGAQLRANFDLQLLSNLKLNLLAETALSTEVPDIYAKVMKKSTVEENHFLIRFTGIPPQGIKRLPKVKQTLP from the coding sequence ATGTGGGAAAAGCTGAAACAGCGAATATGGGAATGGCGTGGGGTTTTAATTGCTGTTCCCAATGTCACATTTATTGTGATCGCCTTACGCTTGAGTGGATTACTTCAGTCTCTAGAATTGACAGCCTTGGATCAATTTTTTCTGCTTCGTCCACAAGAGCCAGTTGACAACCGCATAGTTATAGTTGAAATTAATGAAGCAGATATTAATAAACAGAAGCGTTGGCCTATTTCCGATGCAGTACTTGCCAGCTTATTAAATAAGATTAAGCAACAGCAACCGAGAGCCATCGGGTTAGACATTTATCGTAACTTAGTTGTCAATCCTGGTAATCAAGACTTAGTGAAGGTATTTGAGTCTACCCCCAACTTGATTGGAGTCCAAAAAGTTTTTCAGAGTATTGATAGTTCTCTCGTAGAACCACCACCTATCTTGAAGCAACGTCAGCAGGTAGGGGGAAATGACGTACCTGTAGATGGAGATGGTAAAGTCCGTCGAGGAATGCTGTACCTGTTTGCAGATGATGATAATTTCCTAGAAAGTTTTAGTTTAAAACTAGCATTAACCTATTTAGCATTGGATGGAATTACAGAAAAAGCAGCTACCACTAACCCAAATTACTTACAATTAGGTAAGGGGATTTTTCCTAGATTTCAAGCTAATGATGGTGGTTATGTCGGGGTCAATGCTGGCAGCTACCAAGTATTATTAAACTACCGGGGAAGGATACAGCAGTTTCCCACAGTCTCCCTGACTGCAGTTCTAGAAAACCGTATTCAGCCAGATTTGATGCGAGGAAAAGTAGTAATTATTGGTTCAACTGCGGAGAGTTTGAGAGATACTTTTTCTACACCTTACAGTAGTAAAGTATTTGCTGCGCCAGAACGGATGGCAGGTGTAACAATTCATGCTAATTTAACTAGTCAAATTTTAAGTTCTGCTCTAGATGATCGTCCACTAATTAAGTGTGGAAATGAGCCTTTTGAATGGCTGTGGATTTTTTTATGGTCAACTATTGGCGCTATATTATCTTGGCAGCAACGCCACAACATTCTTCTTATTATTGTTAACATTTCTGTGCTTGGTATTGCTTTGATTGGTTGCTGTTTCCTAGCGTTTTTAATTGGATGGTGGATTCCTGTAGTACCACCAGCTTTAGGATTAGCAGGAGCAACCATCGCTATTACCCAGTATATTGCCCATAGTGCTGCCAGTTTGCAAAAAACCTTTGGGCGTTATCTGACAGAAGAAGTGGTTGCTAATTTAATAGAAACTCCTTCTGGTTTGAAGCTAGGAGGAGAACGCAGAAAAGTCACAATTCTAGTATCTGATATCAGGGGATTTTCAGCTATTTCTGAAGAATTTCCCCCAGAACAGGTAGTCAAAATTCTTAATCTTTATCTGGAAGCGATGACAGATGTGATTAATCACCACAAAGGTACGATTAATGATTTTATGGGCGATGGAATTTTGGTAATGTTTGGTGCGCCTATTTGTCGTGAAGATGATTCTCAAAGAGCGATTGCTTGTGCTGTAGCTATGCAGTTAGCAATGCGACAGGTAAATGAAAAAAATCAGCAAATGAATCTCCCAATTCTAGAAATGGGAATTGGCATTAATACAGGTGAAGTTGTAGCCGGAAATATTGGTTCCCAAAAACGTGCTGAATACACGGTCATCGGCAGTCATGTGAATTTAGCTGCTCGGATTGAATCATATACGGTGGGGGGACAAATTCTTATTTCTGAGCATACTTGGAAAGATGCCAATATTGATTTGAGAATTGATAATCAATTACAAGTAGAACCCAAAGGCATAAAACATCCTATTACTGTTTATGAAATAGGTGGTATTGGTGAAAAATATAATTTATTTTTACCAAAAGTTAATGAAAATATAGATATTTTAAGTGAAGAATTACCTGTTAAATTTATTGTTTTACATGGCAAACACGTAGATGGTAAAATATTTACAGGTGCAATAGTTGGAGTATCAGAGAACGGCGCACAACTACGCGCTAATTTTGATTTACAGCTATTAAGTAATCTTAAACTTAACTTATTAGCAGAAACAGCACTATCTACGGAAGTACCAGATATTTATGCCAAAGTAATGAAAAAATCGACTGTTGAGGAAAATCATTTTTTGATTCGGTTTACGGGGATTCCTCCCCAGGGAATTAAACGACTTCCGAAGGTAAAGCAAACATTGCCTTAG
- a CDS encoding DUF928 domain-containing protein, which produces MKWLQASLYLLVVSLTTYTNTAPVLAQSQPTLKTWQISQTFKPQRGKDPNPPTVGAATRSASCLQGKKEIIPLIPADKLGLTLNGHPTFYWSVSTLPVKTAQFTIKTNGDEQPFYETDIKLPEQPGIFSFTLPKNTPELAVGKTYRWDLTIICDAEDSSNNPYVAGLVQRTQVDPSLSDTLAKATLRQLPAIYAESGIWYEALTTSVELRCTQPNDLVVKLNWRQLLTSVGLNNILSEPLLDSCQTKNE; this is translated from the coding sequence ATGAAATGGCTTCAGGCATCTTTATACTTACTAGTAGTTTCTTTGACTACATATACTAACACAGCACCAGTATTAGCTCAGTCACAACCAACACTAAAAACTTGGCAAATTAGTCAGACATTTAAGCCGCAAAGAGGGAAAGATCCAAATCCCCCAACAGTAGGTGCTGCCACTCGAAGTGCCTCATGTCTCCAAGGCAAAAAAGAAATAATTCCCTTAATCCCTGCCGATAAATTAGGGCTGACTTTAAATGGGCATCCTACATTTTATTGGTCTGTGTCTACTCTCCCAGTCAAAACCGCCCAGTTTACTATCAAGACAAATGGAGATGAACAACCATTTTATGAAACAGATATAAAGCTTCCCGAACAACCAGGAATTTTTAGCTTTACTCTCCCTAAAAATACACCTGAATTAGCAGTAGGTAAAACCTACCGCTGGGATCTAACAATAATTTGTGATGCCGAAGACTCCAGCAACAATCCTTATGTAGCAGGTCTAGTACAACGTACCCAAGTAGACCCATCCTTATCAGATACTTTAGCAAAAGCAACCCTACGGCAACTACCAGCTATTTACGCAGAATCCGGCATTTGGTATGAAGCTTTAACTACTTCAGTAGAGTTACGCTGTACTCAGCCAAATGACTTAGTAGTCAAGCTAAATTGGAGACAATTATTGACATCAGTGGGATTAAATAATATCCTGTCTGAGCCATTACTCGATTCTTGTCAGACCAAGAATGAATAA
- a CDS encoding beta-ketoacyl-ACP synthase, producing MIKVVVTGIGLVSALGKNLEDSWQNLLAGKTGIKLHQPFPELGIIPLGLIAEQPSDLNTLTQMVVTSALQDAELIAPLPDCAVVIGSSRSYQAEWERWTRQMYGQNARQTPLNLENWLNTLPHMNAIAVARKIGATGTVLAPMAACATGIWAISQAAFGIQTGQYQRAIAGAVEAPITPLTISGFQQMGALAKTGAYPFDLHREGLVLGEGGAVFVLESAELAKQRQAKIYGEILGFGLTADGYHANKPEPEAKSAIAAIKQCLERSCLKSADIDYIHAHGTATLLNDLIESQIIQSLFTQKIAISSTKGATGHTLGASGSLGVAFSLLGLKHKILLPCVGLQQSEFDLNFVTAARDSEIQRSLCLSFGFGGQNAAIALSN from the coding sequence TTGATTAAGGTTGTTGTTACTGGTATTGGTCTAGTTTCCGCTTTAGGCAAAAACTTAGAAGATAGCTGGCAAAATTTGTTAGCGGGTAAAACGGGCATTAAATTACATCAACCTTTTCCAGAACTAGGAATAATTCCTTTAGGCTTAATTGCTGAACAACCATCTGATTTGAATACCCTAACTCAGATGGTTGTTACTTCTGCTTTGCAAGATGCTGAATTAATAGCACCTTTACCTGACTGTGCGGTGGTAATTGGTTCTAGTCGTAGTTATCAAGCAGAATGGGAGCGATGGACGCGACAAATGTATGGTCAAAATGCCCGTCAAACACCCTTGAATTTAGAAAATTGGTTAAATACCTTACCGCACATGAATGCGATCGCTGTAGCCAGAAAAATCGGGGCAACAGGGACAGTTTTAGCCCCAATGGCGGCTTGTGCTACAGGAATTTGGGCAATTTCTCAAGCGGCTTTTGGGATTCAAACTGGGCAATATCAAAGAGCGATCGCTGGTGCAGTAGAAGCACCAATTACACCTCTCACCATTTCCGGGTTCCAGCAAATGGGTGCTTTGGCAAAAACGGGCGCTTATCCTTTTGATTTACATCGAGAAGGCTTAGTACTAGGAGAAGGTGGAGCTGTGTTTGTTCTCGAATCTGCGGAATTGGCAAAGCAACGCCAAGCCAAGATTTATGGTGAAATCCTCGGTTTTGGGTTGACAGCGGACGGATATCATGCTAATAAACCCGAACCAGAAGCTAAAAGTGCGATCGCAGCCATCAAGCAATGTTTAGAACGTAGTTGCTTAAAATCAGCAGACATAGACTATATTCATGCTCATGGTACAGCGACTCTCCTCAATGACCTGATAGAAAGCCAAATTATACAGTCTTTATTTACTCAAAAAATAGCCATTAGTTCCACCAAAGGTGCTACGGGGCATACACTAGGAGCATCGGGATCTTTAGGAGTAGCATTCTCGCTCTTGGGTTTAAAGCATAAAATATTACTGCCTTGTGTGGGATTACAACAGTCAGAATTTGATTTAAATTTTGTTACAGCAGCAAGAGATAGTGAAATACAGAGGTCACTATGTTTGAGTTTTGGCTTTGGTGGACAAAATGCTGCGATCGCTTTAAGTAATTAA
- a CDS encoding peptidylprolyl isomerase, giving the protein MRLKFPQFLVLLLMIGGLMLGGCSPEKVASNTSPTSTATSNATEASSQSTTEATTVSKTSTESIPGIKDLPRLKGKATVVMTVKGSPITIEVDGDNAPITAGNFVDLVQKGVYDGLVFHRVVLDPQPFVAQGGDPKGNGTGGYIDPKTGSERRIPLEIKPKNAKQPIYGQTITEQPELQHKQGAVAMARSQMPNSASSQFYFALADLGFLDGNYAVFGHVTQGFDVVNKIKQGDKIDSAKVTKGAENLRTSQ; this is encoded by the coding sequence ATGCGATTAAAATTTCCACAATTTTTAGTGCTTCTGTTGATGATTGGTGGTCTGATGTTGGGAGGATGTTCACCTGAAAAAGTAGCTTCTAATACATCTCCCACTTCGACAGCTACCTCAAATGCAACTGAGGCCAGCTCCCAGTCAACTACTGAAGCAACAACAGTATCAAAAACTAGTACTGAGAGTATTCCAGGAATTAAAGATTTACCACGGCTTAAAGGCAAAGCTACTGTGGTGATGACAGTTAAAGGCTCACCAATTACCATCGAAGTAGATGGTGATAATGCACCAATCACTGCGGGTAACTTCGTTGATTTGGTGCAGAAGGGTGTTTATGACGGGTTGGTATTTCATCGCGTTGTGCTTGATCCTCAACCGTTTGTGGCTCAAGGTGGAGATCCTAAAGGAAATGGAACTGGTGGCTATATAGACCCCAAAACCGGAAGTGAACGCCGTATACCCTTAGAAATTAAGCCAAAAAACGCGAAACAACCCATTTACGGACAGACTATTACTGAGCAGCCTGAGTTACAGCATAAGCAAGGAGCGGTAGCAATGGCGCGATCGCAAATGCCTAATTCAGCTTCTTCTCAGTTTTATTTTGCTTTAGCTGATTTGGGATTCTTGGATGGTAACTACGCTGTTTTTGGCCATGTCACTCAAGGCTTTGATGTAGTTAACAAAATCAAGCAGGGCGATAAAATTGATTCTGCTAAAGTCACTAAAGGCGCTGAGAATTTGAGAACTTCACAGTAG
- a CDS encoding photosystem I assembly protein Ycf4, translating to MTASTTINKGDSLLHQNVLGSRRFSNYWWATIVSLGASGFLLAGISSYLKVNLLIVTDATQLIFVPQGLVMGLYGTAGVLLALYLWLVILWDVGGGYNEFNQETGKFKIFRWGFPGKNRQIEIENRIQDVQSVRISIKEGLNPQRALYLRVKGRRDIPLTRVGQPLSLADLETQGAELARFLGVPLEGL from the coding sequence ATGACGGCATCAACAACGATTAATAAAGGCGATAGCCTCTTGCATCAAAACGTTCTCGGTTCTCGTCGGTTTAGCAACTACTGGTGGGCAACTATCGTTTCTTTGGGAGCAAGTGGCTTTTTGCTGGCTGGCATTTCCAGCTATCTCAAAGTTAATTTGCTCATAGTCACTGATGCAACTCAACTGATATTTGTCCCTCAAGGATTGGTAATGGGTTTATACGGCACTGCTGGTGTGCTGTTAGCCTTATACCTCTGGTTAGTGATTTTATGGGACGTTGGCGGTGGTTACAACGAATTTAATCAGGAAACTGGCAAATTCAAAATCTTCCGCTGGGGTTTTCCTGGTAAAAACCGCCAAATTGAGATTGAAAATCGCATCCAAGATGTACAATCTGTGCGTATTTCTATTAAAGAAGGTTTAAATCCCCAACGCGCTCTTTATCTGAGGGTTAAAGGACGAAGAGACATCCCCCTGACGCGGGTAGGTCAACCGTTATCTTTAGCTGATTTGGAGACTCAAGGTGCTGAGTTGGCAAGATTTTTGGGAGTACCCTTAGAAGGATTGTAA
- the psbD gene encoding photosystem II D2 protein (photosystem q(a) protein): protein MTIAVGRAPSRGWFDVLDDWLKRDRFVFVGWSGILLFPCAFLALGGWLTGTTFVTSWYTHGLASSYLEGANFLTVAVSTPADSMGHSLLLLWGPEAQGDFTRWIQLGGLWPFVALHGAFGLIGFMLRQFEIARLVGIRPYNALAFSGPIAVFVSVFLMYPLGQSSWFFAPSFGVAAIFRFLLFLQGFHNWTLNPFHMMGVAGILGGALLSAIHGATVENTLFEDGEGSNTFPGFNPTQAEETYSMVTANRFWSQIFGIAFSNKRWLHFFMLFVPVTGLWMSSVGIVGLALNLRAYDFVSQELRAAEDPEFETFYTKNILLNEGIRAWMAPQDQPHEQFVFPEEVLPRGNAL, encoded by the coding sequence ATGACCATCGCAGTTGGACGCGCCCCTAGTAGAGGGTGGTTTGACGTACTAGACGACTGGTTAAAGCGCGATCGCTTCGTATTCGTAGGTTGGTCAGGAATATTATTATTCCCCTGCGCCTTCCTCGCACTAGGCGGTTGGCTAACCGGTACAACCTTCGTCACATCCTGGTACACCCACGGATTAGCATCCTCCTACCTAGAAGGAGCTAACTTCCTCACCGTAGCAGTATCCACACCAGCAGACAGCATGGGACATTCCCTACTGTTGCTGTGGGGACCAGAAGCTCAAGGCGACTTCACCCGTTGGATTCAACTAGGTGGCTTGTGGCCTTTCGTAGCCCTACACGGAGCCTTTGGATTAATCGGCTTCATGTTGCGCCAATTTGAAATTGCCAGACTAGTAGGGATTCGTCCTTACAACGCTCTCGCTTTCTCCGGTCCCATTGCCGTATTCGTCAGCGTCTTCCTGATGTATCCCTTGGGACAATCTAGCTGGTTCTTTGCACCCAGCTTTGGAGTAGCAGCAATCTTCCGCTTCCTCTTATTCCTGCAAGGTTTCCACAACTGGACACTTAATCCCTTCCACATGATGGGCGTAGCAGGTATTTTGGGCGGTGCATTACTTTCTGCTATTCACGGTGCGACAGTAGAAAACACCTTGTTTGAAGACGGTGAAGGCTCCAACACCTTCCCCGGTTTCAACCCCACCCAAGCTGAAGAAACCTACTCCATGGTGACAGCAAACCGTTTCTGGTCACAGATTTTCGGAATTGCTTTCTCCAACAAGCGCTGGTTACACTTCTTCATGTTATTTGTACCAGTTACAGGCTTGTGGATGAGTTCTGTCGGTATCGTTGGTTTAGCATTAAACCTGCGAGCTTATGACTTCGTTTCCCAAGAATTACGGGCAGCAGAAGACCCAGAGTTTGAAACTTTCTATACCAAAAACATTTTGCTGAACGAGGGTATCCGCGCTTGGATGGCTCCTCAAGATCAACCCCACGAACAGTTCGTATTCCCAGAGGAGGTTCTACCACGTGGTAACGCTCTCTAA
- the psbC gene encoding photosystem II reaction center protein CP43 has product MVTLSNKTSVIGGGRDLESSGFAWWSGNARLINLSGKLLGAHVAHAGLIVFWAGAMTLFEVAHFIPEKPMYEQGLILLPHLATLGWGVGVGGEVFDTFPYFVVGVLHLISSAVLGFGGIYHAVRGPETLEEYSSFFGYDWKDKNKMTNIIGFHLIILGSGALLLVLKAMFFGGVYDTWAPGGGDVRVITNPTLNPAIIFGYLIKAPFGGEGWIVSVDNMEDVIGGHIWIALICISGGIWHIFTKPFAWARRAFIWSGEAYLSYSLGALSLMGFIASIMVWYNNTVYPSEFFGPTGPEASQAQALTFLIRDQRLGANVGSAQGPTGLGKYLMRSPTGEIIFGGETMRFWDFRGPWLEPLRGPNGLDLEKIKNDIQPWQARRAAEYMTHAPLGSLNSVGGVATEINSFNYVSPRAWLACSHFVLGFFFLIGHLWHAGRARAASGGFERGINRENEPVMYMGDLD; this is encoded by the coding sequence GTGGTAACGCTCTCTAATAAAACATCAGTAATAGGCGGTGGACGTGACCTAGAATCAAGCGGTTTTGCTTGGTGGTCTGGTAACGCTCGCTTAATTAACCTATCCGGTAAACTACTTGGCGCTCACGTAGCCCATGCTGGTTTGATTGTCTTCTGGGCTGGAGCAATGACTTTATTTGAAGTTGCTCACTTCATTCCAGAAAAGCCTATGTACGAACAAGGCTTAATCCTCCTACCTCACCTCGCCACATTAGGTTGGGGCGTTGGAGTAGGTGGTGAAGTATTCGACACATTCCCCTACTTTGTAGTTGGTGTACTGCACTTAATTTCCTCTGCCGTACTCGGTTTTGGCGGTATCTATCATGCCGTCCGTGGACCCGAAACCTTAGAAGAGTATTCCTCTTTCTTTGGTTATGACTGGAAAGACAAGAACAAGATGACCAACATCATCGGCTTCCACCTAATCATCTTGGGTAGTGGTGCGCTGTTATTGGTGCTGAAGGCTATGTTCTTCGGTGGTGTTTATGACACCTGGGCTCCAGGTGGTGGTGATGTTCGTGTGATTACTAACCCCACACTGAACCCAGCTATCATTTTTGGATATTTGATTAAGGCTCCCTTCGGTGGCGAAGGCTGGATTGTCAGCGTCGATAACATGGAAGATGTTATTGGTGGTCACATCTGGATTGCTTTAATTTGTATTTCCGGTGGTATCTGGCACATTTTCACTAAGCCTTTTGCTTGGGCGCGTCGCGCTTTCATCTGGTCCGGTGAAGCTTACCTATCCTACAGCTTGGGTGCTTTGTCCTTGATGGGCTTTATTGCTTCCATCATGGTTTGGTATAACAACACCGTTTACCCTAGCGAATTTTTTGGTCCTACCGGTCCTGAAGCTTCTCAAGCACAAGCTTTAACCTTCTTGATTCGTGACCAACGCTTAGGTGCTAACGTCGGTTCTGCTCAAGGTCCTACCGGTCTGGGTAAATACTTGATGCGCTCTCCTACTGGTGAAATCATCTTCGGTGGTGAAACCATGCGCTTCTGGGATTTCCGTGGTCCTTGGTTAGAGCCTCTACGTGGTCCTAACGGTCTTGATTTGGAAAAAATCAAGAATGATATTCAGCCTTGGCAAGCTCGTCGCGCTGCTGAATACATGACCCATGCTCCTTTGGGTTCTTTGAACTCTGTAGGTGGTGTAGCCACTGAAATCAACTCTTTCAACTACGTGTCTCCTCGTGCGTGGTTAGCTTGTTCTCACTTCGTGTTAGGTTTCTTCTTCCTCATTGGTCACTTGTGGCACGCAGGTCGCGCCCGCGCTGCTTCTGGTGGATTTGAGAGAGGTATAAACCGCGAAAATGAACCAGTTATGTATATGGGCGACCTAGACTAG
- a CDS encoding PCP reductase family protein: protein MENLNFDTLQWTAEAQVKLKNIPFFVRTQAQARIEQLAREADQEVVTVELVEKARLELGQ from the coding sequence ATGGAAAACTTAAATTTTGATACTTTGCAATGGACAGCAGAAGCCCAAGTAAAGTTAAAGAATATTCCTTTTTTTGTCCGCACCCAAGCTCAAGCAAGAATTGAGCAATTAGCACGAGAAGCAGATCAAGAAGTAGTGACAGTGGAACTGGTTGAAAAAGCTAGATTAGAGTTGGGACAGTAA
- a CDS encoding SWIM zinc finger family protein, translating into MTNDTLQASREWWSQQWLDLLDAYRFKKRLERARTYSRQGNVLSIEFKGAKVLARVQGSEAEPYKVSLSLDPFSDEEWGYVIETMSKKAIYAAKLLAGEMPQNIEEVFTSNGLSLFPFTLGDVHSKCSCPDKVNPCKHVGAVYYQLGDRFSEDPFVLFQLRGRTKEQIISDLRHLRNTKNVEKIQEKSAIQQKLSQPEYAIKIDDFWQYNEPLESSLVVISPAVSETVLTVLGTIPLAKDEENKTNSPAGDLVMKYLQVVYKDVSQKAFLAAMNVGG; encoded by the coding sequence ATGACTAATGATACCTTGCAAGCAAGTCGAGAATGGTGGTCACAACAGTGGCTGGATTTACTAGATGCCTATCGGTTTAAAAAACGGTTAGAAAGGGCTAGAACCTATTCTAGACAAGGAAATGTTTTGAGTATTGAATTTAAAGGAGCAAAAGTATTAGCCAGAGTTCAAGGTAGTGAAGCCGAACCTTATAAAGTTTCTCTTTCTCTTGACCCTTTTAGTGATGAAGAATGGGGTTATGTAATTGAAACTATGTCCAAAAAGGCAATCTATGCTGCTAAGTTACTAGCGGGAGAAATGCCACAAAATATAGAAGAAGTTTTTACAAGTAATGGTCTTTCTTTATTTCCTTTTACTTTAGGTGACGTTCACAGTAAATGTTCTTGTCCTGATAAAGTCAATCCTTGCAAACACGTAGGTGCTGTTTATTATCAGTTAGGTGACAGATTCAGTGAAGACCCATTTGTTTTATTTCAATTACGGGGACGTACCAAAGAGCAAATTATCAGTGATTTACGCCATTTACGTAATACTAAAAATGTAGAAAAAATTCAGGAAAAATCAGCAATTCAACAAAAACTTTCTCAACCTGAATATGCTATTAAAATAGATGATTTTTGGCAATATAATGAGCCGTTAGAATCGTCTTTAGTAGTAATTTCACCTGCTGTTAGTGAGACAGTATTAACTGTATTAGGTACAATTCCTTTAGCAAAAGATGAAGAAAATAAAACTAATTCACCTGCTGGTGATTTGGTGATGAAATATTTGCAAGTAGTTTATAAAGATGTGAGTCAAAAGGCTTTTTTAGCAGCGATGAACGTGGGGGGATAG